GTCGAACAGCGGATCAAGCGTCTGCAAGCCCTAAAGAAGGAGCTGAAACGCATGGTCGCCGAGTGCGAGGGAGACAGCGTTGCCGAATGCAAGGTGTTGGAGGTCCTGCGTGACCATTCGGAATGTCTCACGGAGCACGACGAGATCGGGGCATGAACGCAGTAATCGTCTATCCGCTTGCCGCACTGGCCGAAATTGCAGGCTGCTTCGCCATCTGGGCCTGGCGGCGGACCGGAGCATCGCCATTATGGATCTTACCTGGCGTGTTGTCGCTGGTCGCCTTCGCATGGCTTCTCGCTCAGGTTCAGACTCCTGCGGCAGGTCGTTCATTCGCCGCCTATGGCGGCATCTATGTCGCTGCGTCGATCTTGTGGATGTGGCTGATCGAAGGACAACGTCCTGATCGCTGGGATCTGATCGGAACCGCTGCCACGCTCGTCGGCGCAGCCATAATTCTTGGGGGAGCGCGGGATACCTGAAAAGAAAGTTCTTGAAGCTACAGTTACTGTAGATGTTACCTCTCTGTCGAATTGATTTCAGGACACAAGAGATGGCCATTCCAGATGCTGAACTTCGCCCAACCCGACTTCTCGATTTTCGCATGGTTGCGATAGCTGAACTGATCGCCAACCGCGGGTGGCGGGACTTGTCCGAGCACGACCGGATTGGGGCGGCCTATAATTTCGTGCGCAATGAAATTGCCTTTGGATACAATTCCGCCGACGACATTTCTGCGTCGGCGGTGCTGAGGGACGGTTATGGCCAATGCAATACCAAGGGGACACTCTTGATGGCGTTGCTAAGGGCACTGGACATTCCATGTCGATTGCATGGCTTTACGATCCATAAATCATTGCAGCGCGGGATCGTGCCCGAAATTGTCTACCCACTTGCGCCTGAGAGCATCCTCCACAGCTGGGTGAAGGTCTGGCATCGGGGGCGCTGGATCAATCTGGAAGGTTTCATTCTGGACGATGCAATTCTGTCTGTTCTTCAGGACAGCTTTGCTGATGAATCCGACAGCCTGTGTGGTTACGGAATCGGAACAAACCGTCTTTCTTCACCCTCCGTCGAATGGCGAGGAACGGATACCTACATCCAGGAAACCGGCATCAATGCCAATCTCGGTTTGTTCGAAACTCCGGATGATTTTTTTAGACAACACCAGCAATCCCTCGGACGTCTAAAGGGCCCGCTCTATCGTTATCTGATCCGTCACTGGATGAATACCCGCGTGAGACGCATACGAAGTGGGATTGTTCCGGTCATCCCGTTCGATGAAGCCAATCCTGCTCATCTTGTTCGCAAAGGACAGGTTGGATCGCTATGATCGCTGCTTGGATTTATACGCTGATACCGGCCACGGTCGCGATCCTGGGGGCCGTCGTTGCGGTCAATGTGCGGCCTGGACCGACACTGGTCAGCGCTATCCAGCACTTTGCAGCAGGCGTCGTCTTTGCGGCTGCTGCGGGTGAAATCATGCCGGATGTCGCCCATAGCGGATCTCCGATCGCGACGATCGTCGGTGGCTTTGCAGGGATCGGCGTGATGCTGGCCATCCGTCAGCTGGAAAGGGTTATCAAGGGCCCGGCGGGGCTGCTCACACTCGTTGGCGTCGATATCCTGATCGACGGTCTTGTGCTCGGGATTGCCTTTGCCGCCGGGGCCAAGGCTGGTCTATTGCTGACCATCGCGCTCAGCGTTGAGGTCCTGTTTCTGGGACTGGCCGTCACAACCGAGCTTTCGGAGACGGTTAAATCCCGGATGCGGATCGTTCTGATCATCGCCGCCTTGGTTGTCTTGCTGCCCGTGGGTGCGTTCATCGCAACGCCGGTCGCCAGCCTTCCGGCGCATTACATCACCGGGTTTCTGAGCTTCGGACTGATCGCTCTGCTTTACCTCGTCACCGAAGAGCTGCTGGTGGAAGCGCACGAAACCCCCGATCGGCCGTGGGTCACCGCGATGTTCTTCGTCGGCTTCCTGCTGCTCCTGTCTCTCGAAGAGGTGATGGGATGAACCAAACTGAAGAGAAAAGGACACCGCATGCCGCATGATCATGCCCATATGGAGCCCAAGGAAGGCGACCGGCGGGTCGCAGTCGCCATCTGGGCAAATGGCCTTCTGACGGTCGCGCAGATTGTCGGGGGGATACTCTCCGGCAGCCTCGCGCTGATCGCGGATGCGATCCACAACCTCTCCGACATGGCGTCGCTCGTCATCGCGTTTGGTGCACGCAAGATCGCACGCCGCCCTGCGGACGCAAAGATGACCTTCGGGTACGGCAGGGTCGAGATCGTGGCCGCACTGATCAACTATACCTCGCTGATCATCATCGGGCTTTATCTGGTCTACGAGGGTGCGATGCGCTTTGTCGACCCAGTGCAGATCGAAG
This genomic window from Roseovarius sp. M141 contains:
- a CDS encoding YnfA family protein, with amino-acid sequence MNAVIVYPLAALAEIAGCFAIWAWRRTGASPLWILPGVLSLVAFAWLLAQVQTPAAGRSFAAYGGIYVAASILWMWLIEGQRPDRWDLIGTAATLVGAAIILGGARDT
- a CDS encoding transglutaminase family protein; its protein translation is MAIPDAELRPTRLLDFRMVAIAELIANRGWRDLSEHDRIGAAYNFVRNEIAFGYNSADDISASAVLRDGYGQCNTKGTLLMALLRALDIPCRLHGFTIHKSLQRGIVPEIVYPLAPESILHSWVKVWHRGRWINLEGFILDDAILSVLQDSFADESDSLCGYGIGTNRLSSPSVEWRGTDTYIQETGINANLGLFETPDDFFRQHQQSLGRLKGPLYRYLIRHWMNTRVRRIRSGIVPVIPFDEANPAHLVRKGQVGSL
- a CDS encoding ZIP family metal transporter — its product is MIAAWIYTLIPATVAILGAVVAVNVRPGPTLVSAIQHFAAGVVFAAAAGEIMPDVAHSGSPIATIVGGFAGIGVMLAIRQLERVIKGPAGLLTLVGVDILIDGLVLGIAFAAGAKAGLLLTIALSVEVLFLGLAVTTELSETVKSRMRIVLIIAALVVLLPVGAFIATPVASLPAHYITGFLSFGLIALLYLVTEELLVEAHETPDRPWVTAMFFVGFLLLLSLEEVMG